The sequence below is a genomic window from Brevibacillus laterosporus.
TGGGGGTGTTTACTGACCCAAAAGCAGCTGACCCAGCGATTATCTCTCTTGATGAGAAGGGTTTACCTCATTTTCTTTATCAAATCGACGGACGACTGCATTTATTTACGGGAGTAGCTCCAAGCCGTGATGCCATTTTGGGATTGGCTGACAATTACAGACAGAAACAGATAGATGTCTATGTCAAAGAAGTAAAGCTACCGGCTATGGAGAAAAAAGTTCAGCTTGTACCTACTTCTGCCTTAGAAGTAGGTGCTTCCGTGGATAAAGGTGTCGTTAATGCCTTTATCAAATCAGGAGCGGAAATCATTCAACAGCTGTCAGCTCTCTCCAGTCAAGTGGTTAATACAGAAAGGCAAAAGGTACGACCGCTCACAGCGGAACAGGAAACAAAGCTAAAGAGCTTGCATGTTGCCTTCTTAGACAATAGCAGAGCGACACAGCAGGCGCTGTCAAAAAAGGAGCAAGTCTACATAGCTGGCATGGTGCAGGGAATGAATCAGGCAATGAGCACGATGACTCAGCTAAAAACAGCTAATGCAGAGCCGTATGCTTGGCAGGTTCAAAAAGGGGTTATGCAATATCTAAATTATTATGCGAAATGGATGAAGGAAACAGAGTAGGAAAAAGACTTTGTTTGCATAAGGTTTCTTGCAGACAAGGTCTTTCTTTCGTTATGATCATAAAAATAATAAAAATGAAACTGCTTCAGTAGTTGTCTCCTGATGTCAAGTTTTGCTACACTTAGGTGTGGTTATGACGACTTTCTTCCAAACATCGAAAAAAAACGAGGGTAGAGAGAATGACGGGGAAAGAATTTGTGATTTTATTGATTGTCCTGTTATCAGGTCTCTTGTTTGGTAGTCTATTAGGACAGATATTAGGTCCTTGGATTCCTTTTCTTCGAGAGAGTAAGATGTTAACATGGAATCCTGCGGCAGATTTGGACATTTTGAAGTACGATCTTCATTTTGAGGTAAACTAAATCTAGCCAGTATTGGAGGGCTTGCTCTCGCTTTTTGGATATATAAAAAAATTCGATAGGGGGAGATATGATGAATCCAGAACAGCAAATCGTATTAGCCTCTTCTTCCCCGCGACGTCAAGAGTTGCTCGCTTTCTTGGGACTTCCTTTTCGTATTCAAGTAAGCAATGTTGATGAGACGACTTCTGATGGGATTGCACCAGAAGAAATCGTGAAAATCTTGTCTCTTAGAAAAGCGGATGCAGTTGCCAAAAATTTGTCATTTGGTCTAGTTATTGGCTCTGATACAATTGTTGTACTAGACGGACAGGTATTAGGAAAACCACGTGATGAAGAAGATGCGTTTCGGATGCTCACCTCTCTAGCAGGACGCGAGCATGAAGTATATAGCGGTCTTGCTATTGTTGATGTTGCGACTGGGAAGATAGCAGTTGATTATTCTTCAACACAGGTTAAAATGCGCACGATGACAGCTGAAGAGATACGTGGATACATCGCTAGTAAAGAACCGATGGATAAAGCTGGTTCTTACGCTATACAGGGCCTTGGATCGACGATTGTAGAACGAATCGAGGGCGATTATTTTACGGTAGTAGGCTTGCCACTTAATCGCTTGGCCCAGATGCTTAATCAATTTGGAATTTCCCTGTTAAACAAGTAGGTATTCCTCTTAGATTGCCTCTCCATGATAGAAGCCACTTGGCAGGAATGACGGAAGGGGCAAAATAAGAGATGAACTGTAACAATTTGAAGCTAAAAAACGTCCCTACATATGAGCGTCCGCGCGAGCGTTTGCTAAGGCAAGGGTCTGCTGCTTTATCTGATGTTGAACTCTTAGCGATTTTACTTCGGACAGGCACAGAAAAAGACTCAGTCCAAGGTGTAGCGCAACGCTTATTAGCTGTGTTTGGCGATTTGCAACAACTCGCAACAGCTTCTCATGAGGAGCTGACAGATATAAGCGGGATTGGTCCCGTTAAGGCTGTGGAAATACAGGCCGCTTTGGAGCTGGGGCGCAGATCAGCGCTTAAAGTCCGAGATATTCGTATCAGTATTCGCTTGCCAAGAGATGTAGCGGAGTATATGATGCCGGAAATGGCTGGTCTTGTGCAAGAACATTTTGTATGCCTGTTTTTAAATACAAAAAATCAGGTTATCGGGAAGAAAACAGTTTTTGTGGGAAGCTTGGATTCTTCTATTGTTCATCCGCGCGATATTTACCGCGAAGCGATAAAACGCTCTAGCGCCTCTATAATCTGTTTGCATAATCATCCAAGCGGAGATCCTGCTCCGAGCAAAGAGGATATTAATGTGACTAAAATTCTGCTTCAAGCAGGGGATTTAGTAGGAATCCCTCTTTTGGATCATGTTATTATTGGAGATGGCCGATACGTTAGTTTAAAAGAACAGGGATATATGTAACACGTACCCTTACACAAAACAAATAATACCTGTCTGTCAGCGGAAGCATCCTACAATATGACCGTTTTGACAAAATGGAAGGAGATTTTCAATATGTTTGGTAGTTTCACACGCGATATGGGGATTGACTTGGGAACAGCTAATACCCTCGTATTCGTTAAAGGAAAAGGAATTGTGGTGAGCGAGCCTTCTGTTGTAGCGATCCGCACTGATACAAATACAATTGAGGCTGTAGGTAATGCGGCAAAAAATATGATTGGCCGTACTCCAGGTAATATCGTGGCTGTTCGTCCCATGAAAGACGGAGTTATTGCTGATTTTGAAACCACTGCAACCATGATGCGTTATTTCATTCGCCAAGCGCAGAAAAATCAAGGCTTTTTTAGCCGCCGTCCAAATGTAATGGTTTGTGTACCATCTGGGATTACAGCGGTCGAAAAACGTGCGGTAGAAGATGCAACCAAACAAGCAGGAGCTAAGGAAGCGTATACTATTGAAGAGCCATTTGCAGCTGCGATTGGTGCTGATTTGCCTGTTTGGGAACCAACAGGTAGCATGGTAGTGGACATTGGGGGCGGTACGACGGAAGTAGCGATCATCTCACTAGGTGGAATTGTAACTAGCCGTTCCATTCGTGTAGCTGGTGATGAAATGGATGAAGCTATCATTCAGTACATTAAACGTCGTTACAATCTGATGATTGGTGAACGTACTTCTGAGACGTTAAAAATGGAGATTGGCTCCGCTATCGCCCCGGATGAACAAGAAACGGTAGATATTCGTGGACGTGACCTTGTGACTGGTCTGCCAAAGACGATCTCTGTTACGAGTACGGAGATCGCAGAAGCATTGGCAGAAACGATTATGTCGATTGTGGAAGCTGTGAAAATTACGTTGGAGAAAAGTCCTCCAGAATTGGCAGCAGATATCATGGACCGCGGAATCGTATTAACAGGGGGCGGGGCACTGCTGCGTCATATTGACCGTCTGTTAACGCGTGAAACAGGCATGCCTGTCCATGTCGCAGAGAATGCTCTTGACTGTGTGGCAATCGGAACAGGACGAGCGCTTGAGAATTTGCATCTCTTTAAATCTAAACATGGAATTACATCTTCACGAGCAAGAAGACGATAAGCGGGTGACGTGTCTATGTCATTCTTCGGTAATCGCAAACTCATAATTGTATTGATTGGCTTGGTTGTTCTGTTAGTAGTGATGGGGTATACCGCCAAAGACAGAATGAACTTGACATGGCCTGAAAAGTTTATGAAAGATACAACCAGCGTGGTGCAGGGCTTCTTTTATCGCCCTGCTCAGGCTGTTTCGCAGTTTGTTCATAATGTTCAAGATGCGTATCACGTGTATGAAGAAAATCGCGTATTAAAAGCAAGTTTGGATCAATACGCCCAAATGTCTGCTGAGTTAAGAGCTGTAAAGTATGAAAATGAACAACTTAGAGAGAGCCTTGGCACAAAGCAAAATTACCATGACTACAATGTAATATATTCAGAAGTAGCGGCAAGAAATACGAGTCAGTGGAATGATGTGCTAGTTATTAATAGCGGTAGCAAACAAGGTGTGAAGAAAGATATGGCGGTCATGACTTCTAAAGGCTTGATTGGTAGAGTGAAGGATGTGTCCAATTTTTCTGCAACAGTTGAATTGCTCACAAGCAAAGAGAGCTCTAACCGTAACCATGTTTCTGGCTACATTTTGCCTACCCAACCTGTTCAAACTCCGAATTCGACTGCGGGTAATGGGCAACAGACAAATGGAGCAAACAGTACTGCAAATGTGGCGAAGCCTAAACCTGTGAGTGGAATTTTAGAAGATTACGACTCGGTTGGAAAATTACTGATCATGCGTAAAATTTCATTGGATCAAAAGATAAGCCCGAATGATGCGGTTATCACGTCTGGTCTGGGGGGTATGATTCCTAGTAAGCTGCCAATCGGTGTGGTGGTCAAAACAGAACCGGGTGACTATGGTTTAACTCAAACTGCCTATATTAGACCATACGCCGATTTCACATTGATTTCCGATGTATTGGTTATTGATCGCAAGTCTGTGATGACACCGGCTGGTGAGATGGTCCCTTCTGGTCAAGGCACCACTCAGGAATCGAAGGGAAAAGGGGGCAAATAGTATGTTTTCACGAACGAAATTGTCCCTCTTTTTACTAATGTTGTTTATATTGGAAGGATCGGTCGTACAAGTTTTTGTACCGAGTGCATGGGGGATGTCTTACGAGACAATTCCCCGCTTTGCTTTGGTCGGAACAATCCTGATTTCTTTGTTTATCGGTAGACGAGAAGGATTACTATATGGATTGGTCTTTGGGCTGTTACAAGATGTTGTTTTTGGTCATATCATTGGTGTGTATACGTTATCTATGATGGTAGCAAGTTACCTTGCTGGACTGGTCTTAATGCTATTTCATCGTAGCTTTGCCGTGGTGTTTACAACTCTTCTTCTAGTTCTGTTTGGACATGAGTGGCTTACTTATACACTATTCCGTTTGTTTGTTACCAATCCTGTAGATGTGCAGTGGACACTTACTCACGAAATCTTCCCGACGGTTCTTCTTAATATGGTGTTTGCGGCATTCGTCTATGTGCCAATGAAAAAGCTTTGTTTGCAAGTGCAAGAAAACAAAGAGCGCTCTCATGAGTAGGATCTGACAGAAGGAGGAGTAGCTCGAATGGGAGAGAACCAAGAACAACCTAAATCCCATATTGCCACTAGATTAAACGTTTTGTTTTTTTTCGTATTTCTGTTTTTTGCTGCTGTTATTTTACGCCTTGCCTACGTACAAATCGTAGAAGGAGAACAATATCAGCACGATTTAGAAAAATATAGTATTAGACAATTGCCAATACCTGCACCCCGTGGTCGTATCTTAGATGTGAACCACAATGTGTTGGTCTCGAATAAGCCTGTCTTTACCGTTACGTACACCTCTGAGCAAAAGCGGGCGGTTGACGAAGAGGCAGTAGCTGAAAAATTGACAGGCTTGCTCCAAATGGACGAAAAGATGGGTACCGACAAAGAGTTGGTTAAAAAAGCAACTGAACTACGTACGACATTGCCTGTCACTTTAAAGCCTGAGCAATCTCAGAAGGTAATCCAGCAATTGACTCCCAAAATTAATGCTCTACCAAATCCTTCTCATCTAAAGGGAATGAAAGACTATGATTTGGTAAAGACAGCTTTTTCTTTGGGACTTACAGTTCGTTCACCTTTTGATGAAAATGATCGTGAAGCTTTGCAAAAAAAATTGCCAGCAACGATTAATGTAGACGGAAAGAACGTGGATACAAAGACAGCGTATGATCGAGAATTGTTAAAGTACATCATCACCGCAAACATCCCGTACCCAATTGCTCTTGAAGACAAAGTAAAGGAATCTTTGCAAAAAGAAGTAAATTTGCTCTTAAGTAAGATGCCTACTGTAAATGAGCTTAGTAGCAAAACAGATGCAGAATTACTTCAGTATACTGCCATGTTTGATTTGGATGTTGCATTGCCACTTACACCTGAACAACGCAAGTATCAGTGGCATCGCATTAGTATCTTAAATAGTATTCGAGATTATAGCATGCCTAAATTTATTCCTCGCCGTATCAAGGAGAATGCTACCGAAATTGAAGTAGCCAAAATCAATGAAAATTTAAGTGAATTGCCTGGTATTAATGTAATCGTTGAACCTGTTCGTCAAATTAGGCAAGATGAGGATGGAGCCTTTGCTACACATATCCTTGGGTATATCAGTCCTATAAATGCAAGTCAGGTCAATGAGTATCTCGCAATGGGGTATTCCAAGACAGATCGCATTGGTGTCGAGGGTTTAGAGAGATATTATGAGAAAGATTTACGCGGAAAAGATGGCATTATGGACGTGCAGGTAAATAAGGATGCAGAAACGGTAGTGAAAGGACAATCTCGTGCAGCAATACCTGGTAATGACTTGGTCTTGTCCCTAGATTATCGATTCCAAAGTAAAGTGGAAGAAATCCTGAAACGAAATGTCAATGAGATGAGACGTTCTGCCAAAGGAAAAGTAGATTCTGCTTCAGCCGTCGTGATGAATCCTAATACGGGTGAGGTTTTGGCCTTGGCCAACTACCCTGACTATGATTTAAATCTTCACTATAATCGTAAGCAATTCAATGAAAACTATGAGAAAGTGGTTGCTCCCGCGCAGCTTAACAACGTAACACGGGGTGTCTTTCCGCCAGCTTCTACGGTTAAACCGATTTCGGTGATGATGGCTTTACAAGAGAAGCTAGTTACACCATATGAGTCGATTTATGATCCAGGCTATTTCCAGTTCGGTGATGTAAAGAAGCGTAACTGGAAACTGAGTGGTCATGGTCAAGTTGACGCAAGGCGGGCAATAGCCGTGTCCAATAACACGTACATGTACACAATGGGATGGAGATTGAAGGAGCGCGAACTAGCAAAAGGAAATAGCTATCGTGAATCCTTCAAGGTTATTAGTTTTTACAATCAGCAATTTGGACTAGGTGTTAAAACGGGCATTGATTTGCCGAGTGAAAAGTCAGGCTGGCCAGCTCCGACATTTGAAATGGGACGTATTGCCGATGCTCTTATTGGACAGTATGATAGTTTTACGCCTATACAATTAGCCCAATATGTTTCTATACTCGCAAATGGTGGCTATCGAATCCGTCCGCATATGGTTAAAGAAATCCGGAAGGGGTCCGTTGATCCGAAGACCCCAGGTGATGTGATTACAACAATAGAGCCAAAGGTATTAAATAAAATTGATATTGACCCAAGCTATCTCAAGCTAGTCCAAGAAGGGATGCGTCGTGTTACACAAGGAGAAGGTACTGCAGCGAGAACATTAGCTGGTCTACCATTTAGTGTCGCTGCTAAAACAGGTACCGCTCAAACAGGAGGAACAACTTCTGATAACTCCTTGATCCTCGGGTATGCACCTTACGAAAAACCAAAGATATCCTTTGTGGTAGTAGTTCCTCATTCTGGAGGCCATGGTTCAGATAAGATTGCACGTGAAATGCTGGAGGCGTATCATGCTCTGTATCCACTTAGTAACACGGTAACGCCGACAGAGTAGGCTTTTTAAGACAAATTCGCTGAGATTTTTGGCAGCGAGGCAGGAGTTTGTTCCGTAAATGGCGAATGGTAACGGTCGAGGTGAAACATCTCCATGAATACGACCAAAAGTAAAGTAATCATCAAAGGGACCAAAGATGGGCTTGTCTTTTTTATGGACGAGACTTGCTCATTTTCGGAGCTATTGGATGATTTGCGTGAAAAAATTGAGCACAGTCATCAACAAATTTTAAGTGGTCCTCTCATCAGGATCACATTAAAGCTTGGGAAGCGTTACTGTACTCCAGAACAACAGGAAGAGTTAACGCAGATTATTCGAACGAAGGGTAATCTGGTTATTCATATGATCGACTCGGATGTGATTCTAAAGGAAGAAGCATACAAAGAAGCAAAAGCTCCCGGATTGATTGTACAAACAAACACGGTTCGTTCCGGTCAGGTATTGGAATACGACGGAGATATTTTGTTACTAGGGGATGTTAATCCTGGTGGTACGATAAAAAGTACAGGCAGTATCTTCGTGTTAGGTAATCTTCGTGGTGCAGCGCAAGCGGGGACGAATGGCAACAAAGATGCTGTGATCGCCTCCGCTTCCTTGCACCCTACCCAACTGAGGATTGCGGAAGTAATCAGCCGTCCGGGAGATGAATGGTCGGACTATAGCGGTACCACCGAGTTTGCTTATTTAGAAGAGGATCGGATGGTGGTCGCTAAAATGAACTTTTTGCATCGCTTACGTTCAGATATGGGTGAGAAGAAAGCATAACGGTACGGAATGAAGGAGAGGGAGCATAAGTGGGTATTGCAATAGTTGTTACTTCAGGAAAAGGCGGAGTGGGTAAGACCACCTCATCTGCTAATATAGGAACCGCATTGGCTCTCAATGGCCAGAAGGTGTGCATGGTAGATACAGATATCGGATTGCGCAATCTGGATGTGGTCATGGGACTGGAGAATCGTATCATATACGACCTGATTGATGTAGCGGAAGGTAGCTGTCGCTTGCAACAGGCTTTAATTAAAGATAAGCGTTTTGAGACACTGTCGCTATTACCAGCAGCACAGACCAAAGATAAATCGGCCATCACACCAGAACAAATGGAAGATATTGTCACACAACTCAAGCGTGACTTCGACTATGTCATTATTGATTGTCCAGCAGGTATTGAACAAGGATTCCGCAACGCTGTAGCTGGAGCAGATCAGGCTATTGTTGTGACGACGCCGGAAAAGGCAGCAGTACGTGACGCGGATCGTATCATTGGTCTTCTTGAACGTGAGAATGTAGGTATGCCAAAATTAGTAATTAATCGAGTGCGGTCCCATATGGTCAAAAATGGCGATATGCTAGATGTGGAAGACATTCTTGATTTGCTTGCCATTGATTTACTAGGCGTAATTCCTGATGATGAATATATCATAAAATCAGCCAATTCAGGTGAGCCAGCAGTTATGAATCACGAGTCCCGTGCGTCTCTTGCATATCGAAATGTAGCAAGGCGTTTATTAGGAGAATCAGTTCCCTTACTACCGCTTCAGGTTAAGCCAGGAGTTTTTCATAAGTTCCGTAAGTTTTTTGGCTTAAAATAAGGAAAGCTAGTCAAGAAATAGGAGAGAGAACAGGGGTATACTCCTGTTTCTTTTTATCTCAACAAAGTGTATCTAAGGTTCGGTTAGTGCCATAGGTTTGGTTTTCCAAGTTTTCTTTACATGTCAGAATAATATAAGACTTACAGATACTAGACCTTATATATGCACGGGGGAAAAAAATGGATTTTGAAAAACGATATATAAAGCAGCTGGATTGGTTGATTCTGTTAATCCTCCTGAGTCTCGGCCTGTTTAGTTATCTTGGTATTAGTGGATCTGCTCCAGGGGTGGCGACAGCAAATCGACAGCTTATGTGGTATGGCATTGGATTTGGTGTATTGTTTTGTACACTGATTGTCGATTATCGTGTGTTTAGACAACTATCGTATGTAGCGTACGCCGGAGGATTAGTTTTGCTTTTTGGTGTATTTTTTACAAAGGTTATTAACGGGGCTACTAGTTGGTATAATTTAGGGGTTGTTTTATTTCAACCATCGGAACCTATGAAAATTTTTACGATATTAGCTGCTGCACACTATATGTCTAAGCATGAGGAAAAATTGGGTAAACCCTATTATCTCTATGAATGGTGGCCTGTATTTCTGATTGTTGGGGTACCGCTTCTGATGATATTTAAACAGCCTGATTTGGGTACTGCTTTAGTTTTTTGTGCCATACTAGCGACCATGTTGATCGTTGGCGGCATCAGAGTACGCCACATGATTACATTTAGTGGAATTTCTACCTTTTTTGTGGGATTAGTTACCTATGTTTATATGTACCATAAGGAAGATATCTTTTTTAAATTGATTAAACCTTATCAATGGGCTCGTATTGAATCTTGGTTAAACCCGTATCATGATCCGGTAGGGCAAGGGTTTCAGCTTTTACAATCCCTTATTGCTATTGGATCAGGACAGTTAACGGGAAAAGGCTTACAAACGGCTACACAGGCTAGCTTGTTATGGGTACCCGTTGGTGAGAGTGATTTTATTTTTACGGTAATTGCTGAACGTTTGGGTTTTATTGGTGCAGGAATTATGATGATTCTGTTTTTCGTATTGGTCTATCGGATGATTCGGATTGCTATGGAATGTAATGATCCATTCGGTGCCTATGTGGTATCAGGTGTGGTTGGAATGCTTACGTTTCAAATCTTCGAGAATATTGGAATGACCATCCAACTAATGCCAATTACTGGTTTGCCGTTGCCGTTTATTAGTTATGGTGGAAGTTCTCTTCTGACCAATTTTTTAACAATAGGGGTAGTATTAAATATCGGAATGAGGAAGCAGAAACTTAGTTTCGATTAAGTTAAAAATCGTGACAAACCAATAAATGTGTGATATATTCAAGATAAGTTAACCATTTTACTTACCTAGTGATTTGATGGATTGGATGATATGCCGTGCTTTTTCAGAGATAGCGTCACCATGTGATCAAGTCTCTGTTGGGCACGGCTTTTTTCCTTGAAACAAGCTTTAAGTGATGGTTAACAGATATTTTAATCGTCTGAAAAGGCGAACATTTCTAGGAGGTTTTTTCCATGCAACAAGGTACTGTAAAATGGTTTAACGCAGAAAAAGGTTTCGGCTTCATTCAAGTAGAAGGCGGAGAAGATGTATTCGTACACTACAGCGCTATCCAAACTGAAGGTTTCAAAACTCTTGAAGAAGGTCAAAAAGTTGAGTTTGAAATCGTTCAAGGTAGCCGCGGACCACAAGCTTCTAACGTTAATCGTCTGTAAGTTAAATAGTATAAAAAGAAACAGTCTCTCAGATGAGGGGCTGTTTTTTTGCATTTGTTTCAGGGATGCAGAGCTTGGTTTTACATAGTCATATCCCTCCTAGACAAGTCATATACTCCAAGTAAAGCTTGGCCTGAAAAAGGGGTGGAACGCATGTTTGATGAGAGGGAACGGGTAAAGGAGAGAAGACGGGAAAGAAAAGAACAGCTTCTCTTACAATCGCGCGATAGTATGCCGCCACATATCGATGATCTGCACGATCCGTTGGAAAGAGTGCTTATCCCGGATCAATATTCAAGAGCCACTGATTTTGCGAAGGAGACAGCCCCTAACAAACCAACAGGGTATCATCTGAAATGGCAAATTTATCTTTCGTTAGCGGTTATTGTAATCGCGTATATCTTATTAAAAAGTCCTTTTGGCGTTCCGAATACATGGCGAGAATTATCTAGAGAGGTGATGACGCGCGACTTTAATTTTGAGGGTGTGGCTGTTTGGTATGAACAAGTCACAGGTC
It includes:
- a CDS encoding septum formation inhibitor Maf; translation: MNPEQQIVLASSSPRRQELLAFLGLPFRIQVSNVDETTSDGIAPEEIVKILSLRKADAVAKNLSFGLVIGSDTIVVLDGQVLGKPRDEEDAFRMLTSLAGREHEVYSGLAIVDVATGKIAVDYSSTQVKMRTMTAEEIRGYIASKEPMDKAGSYAIQGLGSTIVERIEGDYFTVVGLPLNRLAQMLNQFGISLLNK
- a CDS encoding JAB domain-containing protein; protein product: MNCNNLKLKNVPTYERPRERLLRQGSAALSDVELLAILLRTGTEKDSVQGVAQRLLAVFGDLQQLATASHEELTDISGIGPVKAVEIQAALELGRRSALKVRDIRISIRLPRDVAEYMMPEMAGLVQEHFVCLFLNTKNQVIGKKTVFVGSLDSSIVHPRDIYREAIKRSSASIICLHNHPSGDPAPSKEDINVTKILLQAGDLVGIPLLDHVIIGDGRYVSLKEQGYM
- a CDS encoding rod shape-determining protein, which produces MFGSFTRDMGIDLGTANTLVFVKGKGIVVSEPSVVAIRTDTNTIEAVGNAAKNMIGRTPGNIVAVRPMKDGVIADFETTATMMRYFIRQAQKNQGFFSRRPNVMVCVPSGITAVEKRAVEDATKQAGAKEAYTIEEPFAAAIGADLPVWEPTGSMVVDIGGGTTEVAIISLGGIVTSRSIRVAGDEMDEAIIQYIKRRYNLMIGERTSETLKMEIGSAIAPDEQETVDIRGRDLVTGLPKTISVTSTEIAEALAETIMSIVEAVKITLEKSPPELAADIMDRGIVLTGGGALLRHIDRLLTRETGMPVHVAENALDCVAIGTGRALENLHLFKSKHGITSSRARRR
- the mreC gene encoding rod shape-determining protein MreC, giving the protein MSFFGNRKLIIVLIGLVVLLVVMGYTAKDRMNLTWPEKFMKDTTSVVQGFFYRPAQAVSQFVHNVQDAYHVYEENRVLKASLDQYAQMSAELRAVKYENEQLRESLGTKQNYHDYNVIYSEVAARNTSQWNDVLVINSGSKQGVKKDMAVMTSKGLIGRVKDVSNFSATVELLTSKESSNRNHVSGYILPTQPVQTPNSTAGNGQQTNGANSTANVAKPKPVSGILEDYDSVGKLLIMRKISLDQKISPNDAVITSGLGGMIPSKLPIGVVVKTEPGDYGLTQTAYIRPYADFTLISDVLVIDRKSVMTPAGEMVPSGQGTTQESKGKGGK
- the mreD gene encoding rod shape-determining protein MreD, producing MFSRTKLSLFLLMLFILEGSVVQVFVPSAWGMSYETIPRFALVGTILISLFIGRREGLLYGLVFGLLQDVVFGHIIGVYTLSMMVASYLAGLVLMLFHRSFAVVFTTLLLVLFGHEWLTYTLFRLFVTNPVDVQWTLTHEIFPTVLLNMVFAAFVYVPMKKLCLQVQENKERSHE
- a CDS encoding penicillin-binding protein, which produces MGENQEQPKSHIATRLNVLFFFVFLFFAAVILRLAYVQIVEGEQYQHDLEKYSIRQLPIPAPRGRILDVNHNVLVSNKPVFTVTYTSEQKRAVDEEAVAEKLTGLLQMDEKMGTDKELVKKATELRTTLPVTLKPEQSQKVIQQLTPKINALPNPSHLKGMKDYDLVKTAFSLGLTVRSPFDENDREALQKKLPATINVDGKNVDTKTAYDRELLKYIITANIPYPIALEDKVKESLQKEVNLLLSKMPTVNELSSKTDAELLQYTAMFDLDVALPLTPEQRKYQWHRISILNSIRDYSMPKFIPRRIKENATEIEVAKINENLSELPGINVIVEPVRQIRQDEDGAFATHILGYISPINASQVNEYLAMGYSKTDRIGVEGLERYYEKDLRGKDGIMDVQVNKDAETVVKGQSRAAIPGNDLVLSLDYRFQSKVEEILKRNVNEMRRSAKGKVDSASAVVMNPNTGEVLALANYPDYDLNLHYNRKQFNENYEKVVAPAQLNNVTRGVFPPASTVKPISVMMALQEKLVTPYESIYDPGYFQFGDVKKRNWKLSGHGQVDARRAIAVSNNTYMYTMGWRLKERELAKGNSYRESFKVISFYNQQFGLGVKTGIDLPSEKSGWPAPTFEMGRIADALIGQYDSFTPIQLAQYVSILANGGYRIRPHMVKEIRKGSVDPKTPGDVITTIEPKVLNKIDIDPSYLKLVQEGMRRVTQGEGTAARTLAGLPFSVAAKTGTAQTGGTTSDNSLILGYAPYEKPKISFVVVVPHSGGHGSDKIAREMLEAYHALYPLSNTVTPTE
- the minC gene encoding septum site-determining protein MinC, translated to MNTTKSKVIIKGTKDGLVFFMDETCSFSELLDDLREKIEHSHQQILSGPLIRITLKLGKRYCTPEQQEELTQIIRTKGNLVIHMIDSDVILKEEAYKEAKAPGLIVQTNTVRSGQVLEYDGDILLLGDVNPGGTIKSTGSIFVLGNLRGAAQAGTNGNKDAVIASASLHPTQLRIAEVISRPGDEWSDYSGTTEFAYLEEDRMVVAKMNFLHRLRSDMGEKKA
- the minD gene encoding septum site-determining protein MinD, which codes for MGIAIVVTSGKGGVGKTTSSANIGTALALNGQKVCMVDTDIGLRNLDVVMGLENRIIYDLIDVAEGSCRLQQALIKDKRFETLSLLPAAQTKDKSAITPEQMEDIVTQLKRDFDYVIIDCPAGIEQGFRNAVAGADQAIVVTTPEKAAVRDADRIIGLLERENVGMPKLVINRVRSHMVKNGDMLDVEDILDLLAIDLLGVIPDDEYIIKSANSGEPAVMNHESRASLAYRNVARRLLGESVPLLPLQVKPGVFHKFRKFFGLK
- the rodA gene encoding rod shape-determining protein RodA translates to MDFEKRYIKQLDWLILLILLSLGLFSYLGISGSAPGVATANRQLMWYGIGFGVLFCTLIVDYRVFRQLSYVAYAGGLVLLFGVFFTKVINGATSWYNLGVVLFQPSEPMKIFTILAAAHYMSKHEEKLGKPYYLYEWWPVFLIVGVPLLMIFKQPDLGTALVFCAILATMLIVGGIRVRHMITFSGISTFFVGLVTYVYMYHKEDIFFKLIKPYQWARIESWLNPYHDPVGQGFQLLQSLIAIGSGQLTGKGLQTATQASLLWVPVGESDFIFTVIAERLGFIGAGIMMILFFVLVYRMIRIAMECNDPFGAYVVSGVVGMLTFQIFENIGMTIQLMPITGLPLPFISYGGSSLLTNFLTIGVVLNIGMRKQKLSFD
- a CDS encoding cold-shock protein → MQQGTVKWFNAEKGFGFIQVEGGEDVFVHYSAIQTEGFKTLEEGQKVEFEIVQGSRGPQASNVNRL